The DNA region AAGTTATgctacaaaaaagaaaaaaacaacaCTTGAACAAATGTCCAAATATTTGTACTGGACAAGAATGCCCATATTATATTGTATGTTCTGTTTCCCTGCCCTTAAGAATGTGCAGCATATATATAGGAGTATAATAACtggaatccaaaaataaaaatcattaatcaagaaataaaattaatcataataatataaaataatttactttCTTTGAGATATTATACGtatatgatatattatatacaccTAACTCTTTGTTCTTGTTCCATATTGGGTTAGATGCATATTATAATTGATCTAAGTGGAGAAAAGGAAAACCGTAAACTCTGTTTTTGGATTTGGGGTAGATATGAAATTTGTAATGACTTATTATTAGAGGAAAATTAAGATGGAAAAACTGTCAGTCTTTACAGTTCTGTAAAATGGATTTATGGGatcttgtttttaaattttggtgTGCTGGCTCCGCATTGCTTTTTTCCACCTAGACTAAATTCACAGTGATTTAGTGTTGCATATGTCGAATAATTTTCACATCTTCACTCTTAATCACTACTTTTTTTCACTTAAATGGAATTACTTTTACATCGACTTGGGCTTTTTGTGTTAACTAACACAATTTTAATGGTTTATAGAGTTCAGGAAAGTCCTCAGTGCTTGAAAGCGTTGTTGGAAAGGACTTCTTGCCTCGTGGATCTGGTAACCAGTCCATTACAGATGCATTACCATAAGCTGTGGCATTATCTTGTGTCCTTAATTTCTCCTGACATAGAGATGGTCAAAACATTAGGATTGACCTCATTATTAAAATGCAGGTATTGTCACTCGACGGCCACTTGTCCTGCAGCTTCATCGAATTGACGAGGGTAGAGAATATGCAGAGTTTGGACATCTTCCTAGAAAGAAGTTCACTGATTTTGGTTAGTTTTgcattaaaaatatgtattttcatATACTTCATTGGGAATTGTTTTTTAATGTAGCTACAGGTATGATCTTTCTATTTAAATTTATCAACACATTATTTTTGGATTAGTTCTCGACTTCTTTTTGTCTCCCACTAACCCAACTTATATCTAGTATCCACTGCCTAGTCTTGTAAATACCTTTTTCAACTAGtcttctcattttcttttaCGTTTTAATTCTAAATTTCTGGCTTGTACAGCTGCTGTAAGAAAAGAGATCGCTGATGAGACTGATCGAGAGACAGGACGTAGCAAACAGATTTCAACTGTTCCAATTTATCTTAGCATATATTCTCCCAATGGTAGGTCAGGATAAGAGAcacatcatttcttaatttttaaGATTCTTCCTCATTGAAACCTTAAATCGTACGAACTTTCATTGATACTAACATGTTGCTACTGAAATTTGAGAAATGAGAGAATCATGTTGATTGAGTATGAGCATCGAAAAGTTATCACGGAAGATACAATACGTTGAGTGCATGCAAGTTTCTTTTTTTATGCACAGAAGAATGTTCTTTCCTCGTGAGATAAATAAATAGGTGTTAACGTGGTAGTTAAAACTTAAAAGTGCGTCAAATCATACCAAAGTGGCTGTTAGCAAGGAAGTCTCGGAAACAATTTGGATGATCAAAACATTGGTAGGTCATATGTTGGTATGAAGTTATGAactactttttttttatcatgaagATATGAAATACTTGCTAGCTTACTTTTTGACTTGTAAAGATTTGTTCCTTTAAGTTTTAATATTTGTGTAGCACTAGGTATATGTAGCAAGATTTGTACAAGGGTTTATTTTACGCAGCATGCAATTCTTATTTCTTGTGATTTTTGGAGTAGCAAGTGATATCCCGATGTTTTGATGCAGTTGTGAATTTGACATTGATTGATCTTCCTGGTCTAACAAAAGTGGCAATTGGTGAGTCCATTATTCCACTGGTTTCATGTGGTAGTTTTAGAGTAGTTATTTTCCCttatttccaattttttttttgcaaataaCTGTGATGATTGTGATATGTGGGTTTATTatagacggacagtcagagagtATTGTGATGGACATTGAGAACATGGTGCGATCTTATATTGAAAAGGTATTCATAGATGTTAGGTTTTGCATTTAGATTTTTAATATCATGAAGTTGTTTAGAGGAGGGTTTAAATATGTTCAAGGTACTTGTATATATGTCTGTATGTATTATAGTTTAATACTATTCAATTCCAGTTCAAGGTGATCGTGTTTTTTAATATGCATTAAAATGATTCATTGCAGCCCAACTGTATTATTTTAGCAGTTTCTCCTGCTAATCAAGATCTTGCAACATCAGATGCAATTAAAATTTCTCGTGAAGTAGATCCCAAAGGTATGGCTTATAGGAATTGTTCAGGGTTCACttatgtgttattgatttcttgCATGTGAATGTGTATAAGTCCTACCAACAGCATAATCTTAAGCCGCGTGAATGTTGATTGCCCTCATCAACTTTCAAATCAATACATTTCTCTCCTCAGGGCTGTTTTATGACATTAGTTTTGTTTCAGGAGAGAGAACATTTGGGGTATTAACGAAGATTGACCTAATGGACCAGGGAACGGATGCTGTAGATGTAAGTTTATACTCGTTGTCTTTAATCTGTgtctatattataatatattcatgcttgttaaaaatttgtttattaaaCGCTTGATTATGGTCTATGTTTTAGAGTATGTTGAATTGGAGTTATACAGATAGGCTTTCTGTCCACAAATCCAAGGAACCTTTGGTTAGGATCAAGTTAAATGCTGCTTCATAGCATTGCCTTTAAACTTTTTATTGTTAGAAGTCTATTGAGTTCGCGTTTTATATGCATAAGCAGAAAATTTCTTGTCCGCTACATTAATCTCTTTCTGGCACAAATTATTTCAATTCAACATCATGAATTCTGAACTTGCAATATAGAACTAGCACTAGTCCTATTATCTTTAGAATATTTAGGCAGAGATAACTCAAGATCATTTTAGGAAAGATGAAGACAACCTGAAACATTTGGTTGTAATATTATTACATGTACGACTCTTGTGATATTTCTATTGTTTCCGGGTAAGCTTCTGGTAATCATTGCAGAAGAATGGAAGGTAATGTGCTGACTAGTTACTTTGGTTTATAGATACTGGAAGGAAAGGCATACAAACTGCAGTTCCCATGGATAGGTATAGTTAATCGATCCCAAGCAGACATTAACAAAAATGTCGATATGATTGCTGCCAGGCGGAGAGAACGGGAGTATTTTGCTCAAACTCCACAGTATAAACACCTTGCTCATAGGATGGGTTCTGAGCATCTAGGAAAAGTTCTATCCAAAGTAAGGAAAGACCTCTAATTTTTGCTTCAgataatttctttaaattagattattattattttattttttattttttcaatgacTAATCAAATCTTTTCGCTTGGCATAATATACAAAGCTTGTGAAGTGCCACTTTCTTTATTTAGAGATTTATTTTCCTGGTCTCAAGATGGAAAGTTGGCAGGTTTTAAAAAACTTTCTGATGCTTGTGCTTATTCTTGTTTCATGTTTTAGCATTTGGAAGAAGTGATCAAATCTCGAATTCCAGGCCTTCAGTCACTCATCAATAAAACTATTATTGAGCTAGAATCTGAGCTGAGCCGACTGGGGAAGCCCATTGCAACTGATGCTGGAGTAAGTAGGCCATCCCGTTATCTCTACAAGTGGTCCATTATTCTATTTTCTAAAGAGTTGCGCGTGTTTGGAAGAGTGTGGGTTCATTTCACTATTCACTTGTATTAAGTAAAAACAAACCTGAAGCATCTTGTTTGAATTTTGAACAAATGTAACATTGGCATCCTATGAAATAAAACACGCTAACTATCTAGAATTCTCCTTATGAACCTGACAATCATCCGGCTACTGCTGGTAATCAACAAGACAAGCACAATTATCCCGTCTCTTTAATTTCACAATTCAATCAAGAGATTTAGCCCCAAAAAACCCATACGGGTAAGCTGGTTAAACTTTTCCATAGGAATTAAACATGCCTGCACGGATAGAGCTCGATAATGATTTATCTCAAACCCTTTGTTATTTTTGCAGGGAAAGTTGTATATGATCATGGAAATTTGCCGTGTATTTGATGGAATATTCAAAGAGCATCTTGATGGGGTGTATGTATCTGTAATATCTTATGCTGTATTTTTCATGTTGTAATCTATTCTAGCAGtcaatttgttattttattcGGCAGTCGACCAGGAGGTGATCAAGTATACAATGTATTTGATAACCAACTCCCAGCAGCATTGAAACGGTTGCCGTTTGACAAGCACCTTGCTATGGAAAACGTACGGAAATTAATAACTGAAGCAGATGGATATCAGCCTCATCTTATAGCTCCAGAACAGGGTTATCGCCGTCTCATTGAAACTGCCTTGATTACTATCAAAGGTCCTTCTGAAGCCGCTGTTGATGCGGTATGCCTCGGAAGTGATAAGTTCGATCAATGTTTTTTGATCTGTTGTTGATTGTACCACAATATGATTTTAGTATAGATGTTAGGCTTGGCCTAGAAAATGGGGGGAAAGTCAAACCAGTGTTAATTTTTCCTCCCTGGGGAATTGTGATCATGAACAACTGCTTGTAGATTTGCCTGTCAGTTAAGGCGCCTTTTCTCAGGTACACGAGAAAATTTTTACAATGCCTTGTTAAAAGTTTAATGCAAGGCTAAGAGGGTGGTTGTGTTCATCATCCTTTTTCTGGCGGAGGAAATGATTCCTTCATTGGTTTGAAGACAAACTCTTATGATTTAGTCTTCAACTTTAAGCATATAATTTGCTTTGTGGGCTCGTGAAAAGGTTGACATTTTACTCTTTTTTCAGGTTCATGGAATTCTGAAGGAACTTGTTCGCAAGTCAATCAGCGAGACTGTAGTAAGTCTATAAACTCTGTTAAATGTATTCTCATCGTCGATGATCAACTGACATAGCAAACCTTGAGCATTTTGTTGTACTTTTTTCCCAAACTCATTATGTTGACTTATCTACGTTTTTGTGTTGCGtgatatttttcttgaaaaaggaaaaagaagatATGTAAGAATTTAATAAAGAAATTGTATCGGCGATATCTCATTCAATATGCTTCAGACTAGTTATAATAGTCTtacaataacaataacaaaataatgcCAAGAATTAGGAACCAATAAACAGTAAACACATTACAgaacaaacaaataaaattaatgtgTGCCTAGTTGACTCATCCTCCAATTGTCACCAACTAATTTAGGTTGACTAAGTTTTCAATTCTCCCAACGTGTCAATTGCATGGCTTGTAGGTAAAGaccataacaaaaaaaaaaatcgggacAACTTGAAGGAAGATTTGGAAAATTCTCAAATTCAACGGAAACACGTACTTTCCATGGACAAAATGcttcagaaatatgattttgcATTCAAATATTGATTGATGCTTGCCTGTGTTGGCTACAGGAGCTGAAACAATATCCCTCTCTCAGGGTAGAGGTAGGAAATGCTGCTGTTGAATCATTGAACAGGATGAAGGAAGAAAGCAGGAAGGCAACATTGCAGCTAGTCGACATGGAATGCAGTTACTTAACTGTAGATTTCTTCCGCAAGCTTCCGCAAGATGTTGAGAAGGGTGGCAATCCAACACATTCAATATTCGATCGCTACAACGATTCATATCTTCGACGAGTTGGTGAGTTTCAGAAAGATGTATTATGTTTTGAATATTAATGGTCTCTGAATTTCCCATAATGAGCCCCTTGCTTCTTTTTATGAAGGATCAAACGTGTTGTCTTATGTGAATATGGTCTGTGCAAGTCTGAGGAACTCCATTCCCAAGTCTATAGTTTATTGCCAAGTTCGCGAGGCAAAACGCAGCTTGCTTGATCATTTCTTTGCCGAACTGGGCAAAAGAGAGGTGGGAATCCCGACCCCAGCAGTACTTTTTTCGAGCCTCCAATTGTGGTGGTACCGGAAATAAagcatttttcttttcctttttatgTTTATAGGCAAGACAGTTAGGCACACTATTGGATGAGGATCCAGCAGTCATGCAGCGGCGGTTGTCTCTTTCAAAGAGACTGGAGTTGTACAGAGCTGCTCAAGCTGAGATTGATTCGGTAGCCTGGTCAAAATAGATCTAAAAAACAAACACCCATGGTGGTCACAAAGGAGGCACTCATAAGATAATAATAATcactatttattatttattttttgaaaaattatcgagatatatatattgaatgGTGTGTCCGTTTTTCCAGTTTCACGCTAGTTCTTTGGATCCATCCCTAAGTTTAGTGATGACAGAGAGACATATACAGAAATAgattgagaataaaaatgtaCGAATGGGTATCTTCCAACTTATTCAAAGGGAATGGTCGTTTCCTTCTTTTATTCGCTCTCTTTTTTTGTAATAGATTTAAGTTTAATAGCATGAAAGTGTAGTTTATGATTTGGGAATATGGGTTATTGATTTAGAATATGATTAATGATAATTtagattatttaataatttaataatactGAAAaactgaatattttatttatttaaaataactatattttatatttttactttttcaaagAAATAATAATGAATTGAATATTTCGTTATTAcctgaaaaaatataataaatttggtATGATATT from Primulina huaijiensis isolate GDHJ02 unplaced genomic scaffold, ASM1229523v2 scaffold42345, whole genome shotgun sequence includes:
- the LOC140969560 gene encoding phragmoplastin DRP1A — its product is MENLIALVNRLQRACTALGDHGEESALPTLWDALPSIAVVGGQSSGKSSVLESVVGKDFLPRGSGIVTRRPLVLQLHRIDEGREYAEFGHLPRKKFTDFAAVRKEIADETDRETGRSKQISTVPIYLSIYSPNVVNLTLIDLPGLTKVAIDGQSESIVMDIENMVRSYIEKPNCIILAVSPANQDLATSDAIKISREVDPKGERTFGVLTKIDLMDQGTDAVDILEGKAYKLQFPWIGIVNRSQADINKNVDMIAARRREREYFAQTPQYKHLAHRMGSEHLGKVLSKHLEEVIKSRIPGLQSLINKTIIELESELSRLGKPIATDAGGKLYMIMEICRVFDGIFKEHLDGVRPGGDQVYNVFDNQLPAALKRLPFDKHLAMENVRKLITEADGYQPHLIAPEQGYRRLIETALITIKGPSEAAVDAVHGILKELVRKSISETVELKQYPSLRVEVGNAAVESLNRMKEESRKATLQLVDMECSYLTVDFFRKLPQDVEKGGNPTHSIFDRYNDSYLRRVGSNVLSYVNMVCASLRNSIPKSIVYCQVREAKRSLLDHFFAELGKREARQLGTLLDEDPAVMQRRLSLSKRLELYRAAQAEIDSVAWSK